DNA from Sorex araneus isolate mSorAra2 chromosome 6, mSorAra2.pri, whole genome shotgun sequence:
ttccacgacattgaacgtacaggtatcttcaaagaggactagccactgaccaggcaagtggaaacagagatattcaaatgggactatcttaaactgagatgattctgtacctcaaaagatacagtgaccagaatacaaagacaatctacagaatgggaaaggatattcaaccaatacccatctgataaggggttgatatcaaagttttacaaggcactggttgaactccacaagaagaaaacatcaaatccCATcggaaaatggggtgatgaaatgaatttaaattctGTCACAGAAGTAATCTTattggctaaaaggcacatggagAAAcatttttcatcactaatcatcagggagatgcaggtcaaaacaacaatgagataccatctcacaccacagagattggcccacatctaaagaacaaaagtaactcgtgttggcatgaatgtggggagtaagggactctcctttattgatggtgggaatgccgactcgttcagccacCCCTGGAacacagtatggatgcttctcaaaaatttagaaattgagctcaaaTGTGAcctagtaataccacttctggaaatatataccggagatgcaaaaaaagagtAAGAGTGTCATCTGCACCCATACATTCATTGCataactgttcacaatagccagaatctggaaaaaacccgagtgcccgagaactgatgactggttaaagaaacttcagtacatctacacaatggaatactatgtagctgttagaaaaaatgaagtcatgaaacttgcatgtaggtggatcaacatgaaaagtataattctaagtgaaatgagtcagaaagagaggacagtcATAGAGATATTGCACtgatttgtgtaatataaagtaacagaatgggagactaacacccaagaatagtagagataagtaccaagaggagtactccacagcttggaagctgacctcacatgctaggtgaagaagcagctctgatagagaagggatcaccaagcaaagggtgctaggcaggcctaCTAGTGATGGAAaaacaggctgaaaatagactatagattgaacatgatgcctacttaataactctgtagcaaaccacaacacccacaaagagagagcaagcaaatgggaatgccctgccatagaggcagggtggggttaaggggcaagggtgggaggtgggagggatgctgggaccattagtgatggaaaatgggcactgtagAGGGaagggtactagatcattgtgtgactgaaacgtaagcatgaaaacctgtaaagTCTGAAACTTTTTCTcaaagtgattcactaataaaaaaaaagaaaaatcaatagcaCAGGTCAATAATCACTATCCAATGGACTATAACTTGTATGTCtgatttaaatggaaaaaatctaTACGTTCAAGGAAGTCAAAAGGGgtgctttcaattttttcttaGTAACATATTTTCAATTAGCaatataaaaaatttgaaaatatgttactaagaaaaattttggaaaaagaatttaaaaattggactggagccacagcacagagcATAGTGTgatgccttgcatgagaccaaaccaggttcgatttctctgtccctcttggagagcctggcaagcaaccgagagtatcccacccacactgcagagcttttcaagctacccatggcatatgatatgccaaaaacagtaacaacaagtctcacaatggagacgttactggtgctcgcttgagcaaaaaGCACGAAAAACTGGACGACAATGTTAACTGTGCTATCGTTGATTTACTGTTTTGTGAAATACCAGTTTACCGTTATACATCTACATTTGTGTAGGTGTCACCATATACCAATTAAAGAAACAGAGTGGGGCACGGAGCTATTGGATAGCCCATAGCGTGTtacccttgcatgtggccaaactgacTGCCCTCTCAGTGCTACattaggtcccccaagcccctccaagagtgatccctgagcacagagtcaggaataaaccctgataaCCCCGGGGTATGCCACCTAAATCAGAGAGAGTGATTATTCCTAAcacaagagagaaaagcaaagatatTAAGGGAATATCAAGTGTTCAAAGTCGTCAAAACTGATGAATTTGTCTAGAGAACTGAGCTCTCATGGCAGAAGGGGTACTTAGATctctggggagggaagtggactctCCAGGTATGATGTTTTCAGGAGAAAGATAAgtaacaattttataaatgaaagtaccaaaataaaataatttagattatttcattcttaaataaaatgtgaggattttattcataatttactaaaatgtaattttttattttattttaagatcatCTACATTTAGTTATTAACTTTTCAAATAACAAATCAATGTGGTAATTCTATATAGTAAAATCTTAAATCCAAAGAACTGTTTCAAATAAGATGGTGGAAAGCTACAATCCTCTACTGAAGAAACACACTTCACAGTTGAAGGTTAATACCAGATTTTTCCCAGAGGTTCTTTGATGATTACTAATATGTTTTGgtgatataaatttatttcaccaTTTAAAAGGTCTGCAGAGAAGCTAGACAGATAGGTCTgggtcaagcacttgccttgcatgttgctgatctgcatttgattcctgacaccccagataatcccctaaacaccacccaggagagatctctgaatacagagcttggcataagcactgagcattgccagaggtgatctccaaacaaacaaaaattttgaaatgttCTTTATAACAGACCAATATTTCTTCGAGGGTGAAAGGAATTTTGATATGATGAAGTCTCAAAAGATTAATGTCATGAAGGAATATCTTGTTTAGACCAATTATTAGACTTcatctgcctctgtactcaggagagGTAATTGAAAGTTTGCAATGTTAATTGCTCTGCTTAATTGCCGctgtcctcccattttctttcttagatGTGATGGAGCAGGTTCAGGAACATTTAAAGCTTCTCTTTTCCACATTAGGATGATTTCTGGACTTTCAGTGAGTCAAACATCATTAGCAAAAGATTGTTGGTTCCCCTCAAGTTAACTCCCTAAGTCTCTTAGAACACTGATAAGGATCCCCTCAAAGCAAGAAGACAAACATCTATTGGCCTTTTCTGAATCCTGGGTACACTACAAGTAAAAGAACCTGCATCACTGGAAAGTAGAAATTTGAAGAATCCTTAGGTGAGTTATTAGATACTGCTCTGAAGAATATCAAACACCTATGATGTAGAAAGATATCAAAATGTCTACAAACATCTCAGTATCATTGtccttaaattttaaagtttaaggaGTCCTTTCCATACCTCCTTTAGCATGTAAATGTAAGGCAAAATCTGTTGAAGGACAGTGTCATAACATAAAGTGGATCTACACTGCCTCTTACTCGtctgtttaagaaaaaagaactaaGACTCAATGAGCTGTGAATTATTTTAGAGTTCTGTACTACCTTACAGTTCTATTCTTACAGTTCTATTCTTTAGTGGCCTCAGAAGATTCTCTGGGTGCCATCCAGAATTGAGTAGATCTGTTTGTCATCTGTTACTATTGTAGgctctaaaataagaaaaaaaatcagtcaagaaTAAATGGACCAATTGATTTTATGAGAATAAGCTTTTCTGTACTGAAGTGTTCAATAGAGCTCTTCAGACTTTGCTTCCTAACCTACAAAATTTTCCCAGTTCAGACAATTTAATATTAGAAAGTATTAATGATCTTTCCTAAAAAACAAGCACCACTTTTAATGTTTACTTTCCATCTTTTTGTTCTTCtcaccctcccactctccccaccaACTTCCCCCTCTCCgcacccctcctcctcacccctcctcatcaacctcctccttctcctcctgctccttttgttcttctcctcctctttttcttcctcctttccttctccttctcctgcacctcttccttctttttctccttctcctgctccttcttttctccttctccttctccttctccttctccttcttcttcttcttcttcttcttcttcttcttcttcttcttcttcttcttcttcttcttcttcttcttcttcttcttcttcttcttcttcttcttcttcttcttcttcttcttcttcttcttcttcttcttcttcttcttcctcgtcttcctcttcttcttcctattcctATTCCtcgtctttctcttctctccctcttcctcttcttcttcctctttttcttctttcttcttcttcttcttcttcctgctcctcctcctcctcattctgcaGGGTCCGGTGGAAATGAGTATGGAGAGATGAATATGTTATGTCAATAATTATGTGAGGGAAAAATGAAGGGTGAATCAACAGCACCTGtatctaaaacaaaagaaaatttaggcaTGTTAGAAAAAGAAAGGTGAACGAAATATATGATGAACTCAAATTAAAGGTGAgctaaaaaatatgtaaaatcaaaATTTCTTAATGAGAAGTCATGAATCTGGCATTATTTGGAGAACAATCACGATCATTAGACTTACTCAAATTAGGAACAGTGTCATTGGTTCCACAGAGTTCTTTGCATATGGTTCTTTGATCGGTTTTGCAGTTTTGTTCAGTTCAATTGCTGTGATTATTTACATTCTACATATAAGCAATATGCATTGTCCTTCAGTAAAATTATATCCTTTCTATTCATGACTCATTTCACAGAATAATCAACTCAAGACCAAaccatttgtttaaaaatgtattttatcttttctaatgtAAAAACATTCCAAAAATAATATGTACCAGCTTTTAGATGTGACCATGTTGATGGACATTTATGTTGGCAGTTGCAAATAATGTGCTTATTAGCATatggatttaataaataaatgttcttacATGTTGAATAAGTGCCCGAGTGTAGTACTATGAGAATATATAGAATCtccatttcaatatttttaactcCATGATATTTACCAGTGTTGTACGAACTGATATCACGCTCAACAGTTTACATTAACCACAATTGTGCACCAGAATTCACTTCTCTCCACTTCTTCGCCAAGACTGATTTCAATATTTGCCTTATGtgattctcacaggtgtgaattGATATACTGCCGTTAACTATTTGGTTTTCACTTCCTAATAAGGGATATACAATATTCTTTTCATGTGTCTGTGGAGAAGTGTCTAAGTTATATGCCAAATTTGATtcggttgttttgttgttggtgttgCTCTTTTGTAAATGTGTGATAAATTTATACATTCCCAAAACATCTAAAACATTGGAGAGTATCCATAAAATATACAGATTGACACAATATTAAATACAAGAATATAAGTATAAGACTATACTCAGAGTCAGCTACCTGGCTAGAGAAATAATGAgcattctgttttgatttttctttgttgggTGATGGAGTGAAGCATTTGCTCACACATGGCATgaccagaagttactcctggctctctgttcaaggATCACCCCTAAGGAAAACATGTGATTTCAAGGATTTGTCCGATGTTGGTCATGTTCAAAGCAAGTGTCTTTCCTGCaatctctctctagccctccttTTGGTGTTTTGAgcctgaatattttctttcatcttttcttcaacAGATGTCTGAAAGCATCTCTAAGGAAGGATATAGAAACCACACCTCCGTGGCCATGTTTGTCCTCTTGGGACTCACAAGTGAAAAAGATCTGCAGCTCAttctctttcctgtcttcctAGTGATCTACCTGGTGACCCTaatttcaaacctgggtctgatcaTCCTAATCAGAATGGACTCTCAGCTGCACACACCTATGTACTTTTTTCTCAGTTGCCTGTCATGCCTGTCATTCATAGATATCTGCTATTCGACTTCCATTAGCCCAAGGATGCTTTCAGATTTATTTAAGGATAGAAAGACAATTTCCTTTGTTTCATGTGCTACTCAGTATTCTGTGTTTGCTTGGATGGGTCTGTCTGAGTGCTGCATCTTAGCCaccatggcctatgacagataTGTGGCCATTGGTAACCCTCTGCAGTACACGACCATTATGAACCCTAACCTCTGTTGCAAAATGGTTACTGCAACCCTTGGAAGTGGTTTGATTGGTAGTTTAGTTGAAACATTGACATGCATTAATCTTTATTACTGTGGTCCAAATGTCATTCGACATTTCTTCTGTGACTTACCCCAGATTGTTTCCTTGTCTTGCTCCAATACCTTTGTTTGCCAAGTCATGATTTTTCTGGTGGCtctgttgtttgggtttggttctATGCTCTTTATCCTTTTATCCTACGGTTTTATTGCAGCTTCCATCCTGAAAATATCCTCTGCTAAAGGCAGTCTCAAAGCCTTCAatacctgtgcctcccacctggcAGTTGTCACCCTCTTCTATGGCACATGTCTCTCTGTGTACATGAGTCCTAATTCTAATCGTTCCAGGAGTCAGGACAAGGTTCTGTCAGTGTTCTATGTTAATATTATTCCCATGTTGAATCCTCTTATCTATAGTCTGAGGAACAAGGAGATCAAAGAGGCTCTTAAAAAGGTGATGAAGAGGACAAGATTTTTATCTCAATAGAGAAATTCCTAGTAGGGGGTTTTAAGACATATAATAAAAGTAGTGTAAGAATTTATAAGTGATCTATTGTCAGTTATAATAACAGTCATGTAGAGATAATAATGAATAatcctgttttcttcctccttaTGTCATCATTCTTAGTTGTGAGATAATGTCACCATAGTTGAAATTGGTATTAGAAGTTTGTTTCTAGGAGCCCACCCAGGTTGATAGTACATTTTGTAGGGTACAACCTGGCATGCAGTAACCCAGTTTTGatgcccggcaccacatatggtcccctgagcaccactatgaatgagcacagaactaggagtaagatCTAAGCAACTGTGTGTGGTGAATAActcaaataaacagaaataaaagcttGTTTTCACGATCTAATCAAAGATCAAGGCCTAAGCAATGAGAATAGAAATCCTTGTAGATATAAGTAAAGAAATTAGAAGCTCAAGATGCCACACAGATTGTTTTCATCactgtttctgtttatttacttatatattcattaaggatttatatgtctataaaaatagaacagaaataaagcatatgaaattatttttagacatTAAATGAATGCTTAATACATTTATACTGCAACAGAGACAGTGAATGTATGTGCGTATCTggtaaaaatgaaagagagagtgagaaaaattATATCAGGCAATTTTTTAGAAATACACTACATTTAGCAATTACATGTTTCCTTCCTTTATTAACTTATGCTTATATTGAAAGACATTACAATGAtttgtaaacattttttatatcttGACTTCACAATCACTAAGTGTAGCTTTAATAAGTACTCTTatgtatgtgggacttaaagatacatcaGCAAGgtgcaacaaaaagaacaaaggtAACACAATGGAAGTGCTGAGCAACACAACGAAGGTGAAGGCTTTGGAAGTTGAAAGCAGCAAACTTGGGGTTTGCAGAAGAGATGTAGGTGCACGGGGCTAAGTGTTGTGTTGACACATGTGCATTGGAAATCATGCACCTTtaataaaagtattgtaaatcataaaacATCAACAAAGGtagacataaaaaatatatacgttTCTAAGTATTCTTATAATTGGGCTCTCTAATGTAACAAATTTCTAATTTCTGTATCACTTTTCTGGTTTTATCTATGTCAAAAAATATCATTTCCTTCCCAAGAttacacaaatacatatgcatgcaATGTTCTAATGCTTTTTTATGACAGCAGGACTGATATCACACATCGTTTATGAGAGAAATTATAacctataatttaaaacattcaagTTGCCAAATATTAAATCCCTACCAATGTTCcagttttttattaatgaatcacaatgagggtacagatacagatttacatattctcatgcttgtgtttctgtgatgcacagcttgagtacccatccctcaccagtgcccgttctccactgatgaccccatcatccctccaaccctcccagtccgtcccctgccccaccccgcctctgttctctctctccttttgggtgttgtgtctA
Protein-coding regions in this window:
- the LOC101543871 gene encoding olfactory receptor 1440-like, with product MESLQSSPVRAIDSWKLVRFSKKETKGNKMLPSSMKLQFTKTGRVWSVLMQMSESISKEGYRNHTSVAMFVLLGLTSEKDLQLILFPVFLVIYLVTLISNLGLIILIRMDSQLHTPMYFFLSCLSCLSFIDICYSTSISPRMLSDLFKDRKTISFVSCATQYSVFAWMGLSECCILATMAYDRYVAIGNPLQYTTIMNPNLCCKMVTATLGSGLIGSLVETLTCINLYYCGPNVIRHFFCDLPQIVSLSCSNTFVCQVMIFLVALLFGFGSMLFILLSYGFIAASILKISSAKGSLKAFNTCASHLAVVTLFYGTCLSVYMSPNSNRSRSQDKVLSVFYVNIIPMLNPLIYSLRNKEIKEALKKVMKRTRFLSQ